One genomic region from Gemmatimonadales bacterium encodes:
- a CDS encoding matrixin family metalloprotease has translation MIPALALLLVAAVATDLARRLLGHTGAPGPAAPVQLQPDSNATVAGRAGREAHPPGTAATDRLDSAARADAVRRIEVEGAGTYLPAMLAENDSALHRWADERATRPLRVTVLRGDGVPGFRETFLANVAWAIGRWNGVGLPVWLEQSPDSDGADIVIAWADRLDSNRTGRSDLTWQRRGPLVRVRVTLATHLPDGRQVQPSQMVSLALHELGHALGLGHSPVRTDALYPETSATDLTARDRRTATLLYSIPPGSFR, from the coding sequence GTGATTCCGGCGCTGGCCCTGCTGCTGGTCGCCGCGGTCGCGACGGACCTCGCGCGCCGGCTCCTCGGGCACACCGGGGCGCCCGGCCCGGCGGCTCCAGTCCAGCTCCAGCCCGACTCCAACGCCACGGTGGCCGGCCGGGCCGGCCGGGAGGCGCACCCCCCCGGTACGGCCGCCACCGATCGCCTCGATTCCGCCGCGCGGGCGGACGCCGTGCGCCGCATCGAAGTCGAGGGGGCCGGCACCTACCTGCCGGCCATGCTGGCGGAGAACGATTCGGCCCTGCACCGCTGGGCGGACGAGCGCGCGACGCGCCCGCTGCGGGTGACCGTATTGCGCGGCGACGGCGTGCCGGGGTTCCGGGAGACGTTCCTCGCCAACGTCGCGTGGGCCATCGGCCGCTGGAACGGCGTCGGCCTGCCGGTATGGCTCGAGCAGAGCCCCGACTCCGACGGCGCGGACATCGTGATCGCGTGGGCGGACCGGCTGGACAGCAATCGCACGGGCAGATCCGATCTGACGTGGCAGCGACGGGGCCCGCTCGTACGAGTCCGCGTCACACTCGCCACCCACCTGCCCGACGGCCGTCAGGTGCAGCCCTCGCAGATGGTATCCCTCGCGCTGCACGAGCTCGGCCACGCCCTCGGCCTTGGCCACTCGCCGGTGAGAACGGACGCGTTATACCCCGAGACGTCGGCCACCGACCTGACGGCGCGCGATCGGCGCACCGCGACGTTGCTCTACTCCATCCCCCCGGGCTCGTTCAGGTAG
- a CDS encoding S9 family peptidase, producing the protein MRFARCSLMFVALAACTGRQRAGAAGDDVVASAARPGVPPYAVSQFARILRHSAIGISPDRRWVGFRSDVTGRSQIWKVSAKGGWPLQLTFGDTPVAGAAWAKDGASLAFEQDSGGNERYQLLSVPSAGGEPRQLPGAPGAREQLVGFSEDRRYLAYTSDSGRPGHFDLWIRDLTTERARRVTSDSTSTMGGVWSHDSRFLALVRTNDFANVDAVLFDVTAGSSRLLTPHAGSKAYTPVAFSPDDRELLLISDAQDGLPRLAIVTVATDSLRWLDTGAWPVETAGWSVHGNIAYSEDVDGRVTTYLVHPDGSHRLRIGPTRGATTFEEFSNNGNLVLFSHSDATHPSDLWLHDIARDTAWQLTFAQVGGVDPANLPPAALVHYPTFDGRKISAFVSVPFNLQKDGSNPAIVMVHGGPSGQWTDAFSRDVAYYASHGYVVIRPNVRGSTGYGKTFEDLNNGDWGGGDLKDLVAAADYLVSTGYVARSKIALLGGSYGGYLTLAALAFTPERWAAGVDLYGISSLATLARTTEPLLLPYLTRELGSLGADPARLAERSPLSRAAAIRAPLLILQGDDDPRVPLAESRQIADAIRRRKGVVDLIVYPGEGHGFHKLEDQLDGMRRAVEFLDRYVKGRG; encoded by the coding sequence ATGCGATTCGCGCGCTGCTCGTTGATGTTCGTCGCGTTGGCGGCCTGCACCGGCCGGCAACGGGCCGGGGCGGCCGGCGACGACGTGGTGGCGAGTGCGGCCCGGCCCGGCGTCCCGCCGTATGCGGTCAGCCAGTTCGCGCGCATCCTGCGGCACTCCGCAATCGGAATCTCCCCCGATCGCCGCTGGGTGGGGTTCCGGTCGGACGTCACCGGTCGCAGCCAGATCTGGAAGGTCTCGGCGAAGGGCGGGTGGCCGCTGCAGCTGACCTTCGGCGACACGCCGGTGGCCGGTGCCGCGTGGGCCAAGGACGGAGCCAGCCTGGCGTTCGAGCAGGACTCCGGCGGCAACGAGCGGTACCAGCTCCTCTCCGTGCCGAGTGCGGGCGGAGAGCCAAGGCAGTTGCCGGGAGCACCAGGGGCCCGCGAGCAGCTGGTCGGATTCTCGGAGGACCGGCGCTACCTGGCCTACACGTCGGACTCCGGCCGCCCGGGTCATTTCGACTTGTGGATCCGTGATCTGACCACCGAGCGGGCGCGCCGGGTCACGTCCGACTCGACCAGCACGATGGGCGGCGTGTGGTCCCACGACAGCCGCTTTCTCGCGCTCGTCCGGACCAACGACTTCGCCAACGTCGACGCCGTCCTGTTCGACGTGACCGCCGGGAGCAGCCGCTTGCTCACGCCCCATGCCGGCTCGAAGGCCTACACCCCGGTCGCTTTCTCCCCTGACGACCGCGAGCTCCTGCTCATCTCCGACGCACAGGACGGTCTCCCGCGGCTGGCGATCGTCACGGTGGCCACCGATTCGCTGCGCTGGCTGGACACGGGGGCTTGGCCCGTCGAGACGGCCGGGTGGTCGGTGCACGGGAACATCGCGTACTCCGAGGACGTGGACGGCCGGGTCACCACGTACCTGGTGCATCCGGACGGCTCTCACCGACTGCGCATCGGCCCGACGCGGGGCGCGACGACGTTCGAGGAATTCTCCAACAACGGCAACTTGGTGCTGTTCTCGCACTCCGACGCGACCCATCCCAGCGACCTGTGGTTGCACGACATCGCCCGTGACACGGCGTGGCAGCTGACCTTCGCGCAGGTCGGCGGCGTGGACCCGGCGAACCTGCCGCCCGCCGCGCTGGTGCACTACCCCACCTTCGACGGGCGCAAGATCTCGGCGTTCGTGAGCGTACCCTTCAATCTCCAGAAGGACGGATCGAATCCCGCGATTGTCATGGTGCACGGGGGGCCGTCCGGTCAGTGGACCGACGCCTTCTCCCGCGACGTCGCCTACTACGCCAGCCACGGGTACGTGGTGATACGGCCGAACGTCCGCGGGTCCACCGGCTACGGCAAGACGTTCGAGGATCTCAACAACGGGGATTGGGGCGGCGGTGACCTGAAAGATCTCGTGGCAGCGGCGGATTATCTGGTCTCGACCGGCTACGTCGCGCGCAGCAAGATCGCGCTCCTCGGCGGGAGCTACGGAGGCTACCTGACGCTGGCCGCGCTCGCCTTCACTCCCGAGCGCTGGGCGGCCGGCGTGGACCTCTACGGCATCAGCTCGCTCGCCACGCTGGCGCGAACCACCGAGCCGCTGCTGCTGCCGTACCTGACGCGCGAGCTGGGGAGCCTCGGCGCCGACCCCGCGCGGCTGGCCGAGCGCTCACCGCTGTCGCGGGCTGCGGCGATCCGCGCGCCGCTCCTGATCCTCCAGGGCGACGACGATCCGCGCGTGCCGCTGGCGGAGAGCCGCCAGATCGCGGACGCGATCCGTCGGCGGAAGGGTGTGGTGGACCTCATCGTCTATCCGGGCGAGGGGCACGGATTCCACAAGCTGGAGGATCAGCTGGACGGGATGCGGCGGGCGGTCGAGTTCCTCGACCGCTACGTCAAGGGCCGGGGCTAG
- a CDS encoding MMPL family transporter, with amino-acid sequence MIRLPAKTVVRWRWPIVFAWVALTAAMAPLGRHLHERLHVGGENLSRSESTVAEDLIRTRFESPYAAFAAVAIRHPSLTLRTHRYAAYVDSITAALRRLPFVLQTLNWRNSEDEAFRSRDGRVTFVLVGLSADSSATTDTPRLREAVESVQRRFGSDFLTYLTGDPAFDYDIRTIAADDSRLMEQRLIPLTMLLLVVAFSALVAALAPIAVGFIAITVSLGLVAIAAEIVPMSIFALNLTTMIGLGVGIDYSLLVVTRFREEMDYAQNRFEAAAETIRTASRTVITSGGTVMIGFVALMMVPLQETRSIGLAGLFVVATSILLSVTFLPAVLAILGHHVDRPLWLARRLRRLRFGRGWNRYARSIARNPWRAVTISGALIVALALPAAWLRIGLPVVSWFPTDTDSGRGLAVLEDMGHGGTLRPLKVVVEMTDHSAVLDVDRLRGLRALADSIRANPRVAQVRGMVDLRPGIPLWQYVELYADTARARQRMPDVFRTFVSQDGAATLLDVVLRDTVSLDGSLQAVREVRRIDARRLPTLAHARMLIGGFSASNLDFRDKVLGLFPLLVVLVLGVTGVMLALVFRSVLVPIKAVVMNSLSVSAAFGMTVVVFQWGVGGALFGLAGPTQAIFVLSPVLVFAIVFGLSMDYEVFLLSRIKEEFDESRDNDEATVNGLTATGATITNAALIMILVFGAFAFARVMAVQMISFGLAVAVLLDATLIRVAMVPGVMHLAGRLNWWPGYRRGDRDHSRPGGGAPPAASPGP; translated from the coding sequence GTGATCCGACTGCCCGCCAAGACCGTCGTACGTTGGCGCTGGCCCATCGTCTTCGCCTGGGTCGCCCTCACCGCGGCGATGGCCCCGCTGGGGCGTCATCTGCACGAGCGGCTGCACGTCGGCGGCGAGAACCTGTCGCGCTCCGAATCCACCGTCGCCGAGGACCTCATCCGGACCAGGTTCGAATCGCCGTACGCCGCCTTCGCGGCAGTGGCGATCCGGCACCCCTCGCTCACACTGCGCACTCACCGCTACGCCGCGTACGTGGACTCGATCACGGCCGCCCTGCGGCGGCTGCCGTTCGTCCTCCAGACCTTGAACTGGCGGAACTCGGAGGACGAGGCGTTTCGCAGCCGCGACGGCCGAGTCACCTTCGTGCTGGTCGGTCTTTCGGCGGACAGCTCCGCCACCACCGACACGCCGCGGCTTCGCGAAGCGGTCGAGAGCGTGCAGCGCCGGTTCGGCTCCGACTTCCTGACGTACCTGACGGGCGATCCCGCGTTCGACTACGACATCCGGACCATCGCGGCCGACGACTCCCGCCTCATGGAGCAGCGGCTGATCCCGCTGACCATGCTGCTGCTGGTGGTGGCGTTCAGCGCCCTGGTCGCCGCGCTGGCGCCCATCGCCGTCGGATTCATCGCGATCACCGTCAGCCTGGGCCTGGTCGCGATCGCCGCCGAGATCGTGCCCATGTCCATCTTCGCGCTCAACCTCACCACGATGATCGGGCTCGGCGTCGGCATCGACTATTCGCTGCTGGTCGTCACGCGCTTCCGCGAAGAGATGGACTACGCGCAGAACCGGTTCGAGGCGGCCGCCGAGACGATCCGCACGGCCTCGCGCACGGTGATCACGTCCGGCGGCACGGTGATGATCGGGTTCGTGGCGCTGATGATGGTCCCGCTCCAGGAAACCCGCTCGATCGGACTGGCCGGCCTGTTCGTGGTGGCGACCTCCATCCTGCTGTCGGTCACCTTCCTCCCGGCCGTGCTCGCGATCCTCGGGCACCACGTGGATCGGCCCCTGTGGCTGGCGCGCCGGCTCCGGCGGCTGCGGTTCGGCCGCGGCTGGAACCGCTATGCCCGCAGCATCGCGCGGAATCCCTGGCGCGCCGTGACGATCTCCGGCGCGCTCATCGTGGCGCTGGCCCTGCCCGCGGCATGGCTGCGGATCGGCCTGCCGGTCGTCAGCTGGTTCCCCACCGACACGGACTCCGGGCGCGGGCTCGCGGTGCTCGAGGACATGGGCCACGGCGGCACCCTGCGGCCGCTCAAGGTGGTCGTGGAAATGACCGACCACAGCGCCGTGCTCGACGTGGACCGGCTCCGCGGCCTGCGCGCGCTGGCGGACTCGATCCGGGCGAACCCGCGGGTCGCCCAGGTGCGCGGCATGGTCGACCTGCGTCCGGGCATTCCGCTGTGGCAATACGTGGAGTTGTACGCCGATACGGCGCGTGCCCGGCAGCGCATGCCGGACGTGTTCCGCACCTTCGTCAGCCAGGACGGGGCGGCCACCCTGCTCGACGTCGTGCTTCGCGACACCGTCTCGCTCGACGGCTCCCTCCAGGCGGTACGCGAGGTGCGGCGCATCGACGCGCGGCGGCTCCCGACGCTGGCGCACGCGCGCATGCTGATCGGCGGCTTCTCCGCGTCGAACCTCGACTTCCGCGACAAGGTGCTGGGCCTCTTCCCGCTGCTCGTGGTCCTGGTGCTCGGCGTCACCGGGGTGATGCTGGCGCTGGTGTTCCGGTCCGTGCTCGTGCCGATCAAGGCCGTCGTGATGAACTCGCTGTCCGTGTCGGCGGCCTTCGGCATGACGGTGGTGGTCTTCCAGTGGGGCGTGGGCGGGGCGCTGTTCGGGCTGGCGGGCCCCACGCAGGCCATCTTCGTTCTCAGCCCGGTGCTGGTGTTCGCCATCGTGTTCGGGCTGTCGATGGACTACGAGGTCTTCCTGCTCTCGCGGATCAAGGAGGAGTTCGACGAGTCGCGGGATAACGACGAGGCCACGGTCAACGGCCTGACCGCGACCGGAGCGACGATCACCAATGCGGCGCTCATCATGATTCTCGTATTCGGCGCCTTCGCCTTCGCGCGGGTCATGGCCGTGCAGATGATCAGCTTCGGACTGGCCGTCGCCGTCCTGCTCGACGCCACCCTGATCCGCGTGGCCATGGTCCCCGGCGTCATGCACCTGGCCGGGCGCCTCAACTGGTGGCCCGGCTACCGCCGCGGCGACCGGGACCACTCGCGCCCGGGCGGCGGCGCGCCGCCGGCTGCTAGCCCCGGCCCTTGA
- a CDS encoding HRDC domain-containing protein — protein sequence MVRTSNRRLPQRYVRSNEEFAALMRRVRREPLVAMDTEAASFHRHIDRIYLIQLSSHSETAVVDPLTVTDVSGLGTLLADPAVEVVFHDGDYDLRILDRDYGFHARRLFDTRIAAHLLGEPAVGLAALLEKHVGVTLDKKYQRADWSRRPLPSEMLEYAATDTCYLLALRERLRAELEKLGRLSWAEEEFRRLEGVRWTPGETNGGAFLRIKGARALNRRGLAVLRELVPWREAIAADLDRASFRVVSNEALLALSASPPRTSEELAKVRGLSPRLVTERGPSLLDVIQRGLTVPEKDLPRFPRSERRLADPAFDLAVERLKRARNEMAERLHLEPGVLCPKGTLEAVARARPKKAGALGDIPELRKWQAELLGERFLEALAG from the coding sequence ATGGTGCGGACCTCCAATCGGCGCCTTCCTCAGCGCTACGTGCGCAGCAACGAGGAGTTCGCAGCGCTGATGCGCCGGGTGAGGCGCGAGCCACTCGTCGCGATGGACACGGAGGCGGCGAGCTTCCATCGCCACATCGACCGCATCTACCTCATTCAGCTTTCGAGCCATAGCGAGACCGCGGTCGTCGACCCGCTGACCGTGACCGACGTGTCGGGGCTGGGCACCCTGCTCGCGGATCCGGCGGTCGAGGTCGTATTCCACGATGGCGACTACGACCTCCGGATCCTCGATCGGGACTACGGCTTCCACGCGCGGCGCCTGTTCGACACCCGCATCGCGGCGCACCTGCTGGGCGAGCCGGCCGTCGGCCTTGCGGCGCTGCTCGAGAAGCACGTCGGCGTCACCCTCGACAAGAAATACCAGCGCGCCGACTGGTCCCGCCGGCCCCTTCCCTCCGAGATGCTGGAGTACGCGGCGACTGACACCTGCTATCTGCTCGCGCTGCGGGAGCGGCTCCGCGCGGAGCTCGAGAAGCTGGGCCGACTCTCGTGGGCCGAAGAGGAGTTCCGTCGCCTGGAGGGCGTGCGCTGGACGCCTGGGGAGACCAACGGGGGCGCCTTCCTGCGCATCAAGGGCGCGCGGGCCCTGAACCGGCGGGGCCTCGCGGTGCTGCGGGAGCTCGTGCCGTGGAGGGAGGCCATCGCGGCTGACCTGGACCGCGCCAGCTTCCGGGTCGTCTCGAACGAGGCGTTGTTGGCGCTGAGCGCCTCGCCGCCGCGCACCAGCGAGGAGCTGGCCAAGGTGCGCGGGCTCTCGCCGCGTCTGGTAACCGAGCGTGGACCCTCGCTTCTGGACGTGATCCAGCGCGGTCTCACCGTGCCGGAGAAGGACCTCCCGCGGTTCCCGCGCTCCGAGCGCCGGCTCGCCGACCCGGCGTTCGACCTGGCGGTGGAGCGGCTCAAGCGGGCCCGCAACGAGATGGCCGAACGACTCCACTTGGAGCCCGGCGTGCTGTGCCCCAAGGGCACGCTCGAAGCGGTCGCCCGCGCCCGGCCCAAGAAAGCCGGCGCGCTCGGCGACATTCCCGAGCTCCGGAAGTGGCAGGCCGAATTGCTGGGAGAGCGATTCCTCGAGGCGCTGGCGGGTTAG
- the amrS gene encoding AmmeMemoRadiSam system radical SAM enzyme has protein sequence MLERTQARAATLQDELDRRAKPGELWHAEGADGSVRCVACGHRCLVREGRRGICRVRFNQAGTLYVPFGYAAGVQVDPVEKKPFFHLLPGSDCLTFGMLGCDFHCGYCQNWLTSQALRDAEAGSPASDVPAETLVALGRHHGAAVIASSYNEPLITAEWGMEVFRHARAAGLKTAFVSNGNATAEVLDYIRPWTDGYKIDFKAIQDRAYRSLGGVLQHVLDAMRMVQDRGFWSEIVTLVVPGFNDAVDDLRRMADTIAAISPAIPWHLTAFHQDYKMTDPRNTTTEDLIRACEIGRDAGLEFVYAGNLPGRVGRWEHTWCPDCGDLLIERYGYQIRQQRVTPSGLCPSCGARIPGIWA, from the coding sequence GTGCTCGAACGCACCCAGGCTCGCGCCGCGACCCTTCAGGACGAGCTCGACCGGCGGGCGAAGCCAGGCGAGTTGTGGCACGCTGAAGGTGCCGACGGCTCGGTCCGATGCGTGGCGTGCGGGCATCGATGCCTGGTTCGCGAGGGCCGCCGCGGCATCTGCAGGGTTCGCTTCAACCAGGCCGGGACGCTCTACGTACCCTTCGGCTACGCCGCGGGCGTGCAGGTGGACCCGGTCGAGAAGAAGCCCTTCTTCCATCTCCTGCCCGGATCCGATTGCCTGACGTTCGGCATGCTCGGGTGCGACTTCCACTGCGGCTACTGCCAGAACTGGCTGACTTCGCAGGCCCTGCGTGACGCCGAGGCCGGCAGCCCCGCCAGTGACGTCCCGGCCGAGACGCTCGTGGCTCTCGGGCGGCATCACGGGGCGGCGGTCATCGCGTCGTCGTACAACGAGCCGCTGATTACGGCGGAGTGGGGCATGGAGGTGTTCCGCCACGCCCGGGCGGCGGGCCTCAAGACCGCGTTCGTCTCCAACGGGAACGCCACCGCCGAGGTCCTCGACTACATCCGCCCCTGGACCGACGGCTACAAGATCGACTTCAAGGCGATCCAGGACCGCGCCTATCGGTCCCTCGGCGGGGTGCTGCAGCACGTGCTCGACGCCATGCGCATGGTCCAGGATCGCGGGTTCTGGTCCGAGATCGTGACGCTCGTGGTGCCGGGCTTCAACGACGCGGTCGACGACCTCAGGCGGATGGCGGACACCATCGCTGCGATCTCGCCCGCCATCCCCTGGCACCTGACGGCGTTCCATCAGGACTACAAGATGACGGACCCGCGAAACACGACGACGGAGGACCTGATCCGCGCGTGCGAGATCGGCCGCGACGCCGGGCTCGAGTTCGTCTACGCAGGCAACCTGCCGGGCCGGGTGGGCCGGTGGGAACACACCTGGTGTCCCGACTGCGGCGACCTGCTCATCGAGCGGTACGGCTACCAGATCCGCCAGCAACGCGTCACACCTTCCGGACTCTGTCCTTCGTGCGGGGCCCGCATCCCGGGGATTTGGGCGTAA
- a CDS encoding M28 family peptidase — protein sequence MALVFAAAPAVAQPSHARPTRPPLIDSLALRAHTYFLAHDLLEGRGTGRRGNDVAALYLAAQALALGLQGAGPDGSYFQVVPLTEAQIDTSSTGLSLAVDSLAPASREFSTPRDFIPNVGTMATLVPFSGQLAYVGSARDVLARPTDLPDLGGRVALVRGPFGSDMAAADTLRARGATGVIQLTSDTGTYALYVRSRGPSRIFIADSVHAVSSFIPPIPDVIASPALSLALVPAVAAGSPADRPALVPGRTVAVRLGLHSHPLVSRNVAAILSGSDPALRGEFVAYTAHLDHLGISTPDQRGDSIYNGFSDNAAGCAMLLAIAKAMAAGPRPARSVLFLWPTGEERGLLGSDFFAARPLVPLDHVVAEINLDAGAPPAPANHWQVAGGDRSPLGLLAVAVARRAGWDAKLAPASPNSDHFPLLRLGVPAVFLVPAAPYEGLSAEASQALGKRWDHYHQPGDEWASDFPFSGLVRYAEFGYRLGMAAAAQTAPGAGAR from the coding sequence ATGGCCCTTGTGTTTGCCGCGGCGCCGGCCGTCGCCCAGCCGAGCCACGCGCGCCCGACACGCCCGCCGCTGATCGATTCGTTGGCCCTGCGGGCGCACACCTACTTCCTCGCGCACGACCTGCTCGAGGGCCGGGGAACCGGACGGCGCGGCAACGATGTCGCCGCGCTGTACCTCGCCGCCCAGGCCCTGGCCCTGGGCCTGCAGGGCGCCGGGCCCGATGGGAGCTACTTCCAGGTCGTGCCGCTCACCGAGGCGCAGATCGATACCTCGTCCACGGGGCTGTCGCTGGCGGTGGACTCCCTCGCGCCCGCATCCCGCGAGTTCTCGACGCCGCGCGACTTCATCCCCAACGTCGGGACCATGGCGACGCTCGTCCCATTCTCGGGGCAGCTGGCCTACGTGGGATCGGCGCGCGACGTGCTCGCGCGTCCGACGGACCTGCCCGACCTCGGCGGACGAGTCGCCCTGGTCCGCGGGCCGTTCGGCTCCGACATGGCCGCCGCCGACACGCTGCGCGCGCGCGGCGCCACCGGCGTGATACAGCTCACTTCGGACACCGGCACGTACGCCCTGTACGTCCGCAGCCGGGGGCCGTCGCGGATCTTCATCGCCGACAGCGTCCATGCGGTCTCGTCGTTCATCCCCCCCATACCGGACGTGATTGCGAGTCCGGCGCTGAGTCTCGCGCTCGTGCCAGCGGTGGCGGCGGGCTCGCCGGCGGACCGACCGGCGCTGGTGCCGGGCCGGACCGTGGCCGTCCGTCTGGGGCTCCATTCGCACCCGCTCGTCTCCCGCAACGTGGCCGCGATCCTGTCGGGCTCGGATCCCGCGCTGCGTGGCGAGTTCGTCGCCTACACGGCGCACCTCGATCACCTCGGGATCTCGACGCCGGACCAGCGCGGCGATTCCATCTACAATGGATTCTCCGACAACGCGGCCGGCTGCGCGATGCTGCTCGCCATCGCCAAGGCGATGGCCGCCGGCCCGCGGCCGGCGCGCTCGGTGCTCTTCCTGTGGCCGACCGGCGAGGAGCGAGGACTGCTGGGCTCCGACTTCTTCGCCGCCCGCCCCCTGGTGCCTCTGGACCACGTCGTCGCCGAGATCAACCTCGACGCGGGGGCGCCGCCCGCGCCGGCGAACCACTGGCAGGTTGCCGGGGGCGACCGCTCTCCGCTGGGACTGCTCGCCGTGGCGGTCGCCCGCCGCGCGGGCTGGGACGCGAAGCTGGCTCCGGCGAGCCCCAACTCCGACCACTTCCCGCTGCTCAGGCTCGGCGTGCCCGCTGTCTTCCTCGTCCCGGCGGCCCCATACGAGGGGCTCAGCGCGGAAGCGTCGCAGGCGCTTGGCAAGCGATGGGACCACTACCATCAGCCCGGCGACGAGTGGGCGTCGGACTTTCCGTTCTCGGGCCTGGTACGCTATGCGGAGTTCGGCTACCGCCTCGGGATGGCGGCCGCGGCGCAGACGGCGCCCGGAGCCGGGGCGCGGTGA
- a CDS encoding iron-sulfur cluster assembly protein, producing the protein MVTVEQARDALRAVKDPELNLNVIDLGLVYEIEVGDGGEVHVEMTLTSPGCPVGPEMLSEAHGVLEKLDGVTKVNVELVWEPYWTPEKMDPRVRSLLWG; encoded by the coding sequence ATGGTGACCGTCGAGCAGGCTCGCGACGCACTTCGCGCCGTCAAGGACCCGGAGTTGAACCTCAACGTCATCGATCTCGGGCTGGTGTACGAGATCGAGGTGGGGGACGGCGGCGAGGTTCATGTGGAGATGACGCTGACCTCGCCCGGATGCCCGGTCGGGCCCGAGATGCTCTCCGAAGCCCACGGCGTGCTGGAGAAGCTGGATGGCGTGACGAAGGTGAATGTCGAGCTGGTCTGGGAACCGTACTGGACACCCGAGAAAATGGATCCCCGCGTTCGTTCGCTGCTCTGGGGCTAA
- a CDS encoding alpha/beta fold hydrolase, producing MNGLPSVEVTVYPYECDAYGHMNQAAYLLLFERARWDALARGPGQDVFRRHGVWPAVRRATVDYQAPAFPGDVLRVDSEVQKVGGSSLEMRQRATRIRDDALVAELQILLVMIDEAGNSTPMPPEVAAVFGARPTARPGEMARHDVGDVTLAVDVRGDGPALLLVHGFPLDHSMWAHQVATLARWRRIAPDLRGAGASDAPASGYSMASYADDLARLLDRLHVERAVVVGLSMGGYVAFEMLRRHRQRFMGLVLIDSRADADGPAQRQARDEMIELARSRGAAAVAERLVPRLLGRSTQQTQPNIVEQVMTMVARTPVAGLVGALSAMRDRPDSTALLPGIDVPTLVVVGAEDEVTPPATARAMASAIPSATLTTIAGAGHLAPLEAPTAVTRVIAEFLEALPRP from the coding sequence GTGAACGGACTTCCTTCGGTCGAGGTAACGGTCTATCCGTACGAGTGCGACGCGTACGGTCACATGAACCAGGCCGCCTACCTGCTGCTGTTCGAGCGCGCCCGGTGGGATGCGCTGGCAAGGGGCCCGGGGCAGGACGTGTTTCGTCGCCATGGAGTCTGGCCAGCGGTCCGCCGGGCGACAGTGGACTACCAGGCGCCGGCCTTTCCGGGCGACGTGCTGCGCGTGGATTCCGAAGTGCAGAAGGTGGGCGGCAGCTCGCTGGAGATGCGGCAGCGAGCCACGCGGATCAGGGACGATGCGCTGGTCGCGGAGCTCCAGATCCTGTTGGTGATGATCGACGAGGCGGGGAACTCGACGCCGATGCCTCCGGAGGTTGCGGCGGTCTTTGGCGCACGCCCCACGGCGCGGCCCGGTGAGATGGCGCGCCACGATGTCGGTGACGTGACCTTGGCCGTCGATGTCCGGGGCGACGGACCCGCGCTCCTGCTGGTGCATGGTTTCCCCCTCGACCACTCGATGTGGGCCCACCAGGTGGCCACCCTGGCGCGCTGGCGCCGCATCGCGCCCGACCTCCGCGGCGCGGGGGCCTCGGACGCGCCGGCGAGCGGCTACTCGATGGCGAGCTACGCCGACGATCTGGCGCGGCTGCTCGATCGACTCCACGTCGAGCGGGCGGTGGTCGTGGGGCTCTCGATGGGGGGGTATGTCGCGTTCGAGATGCTGCGCCGCCATCGCCAGCGCTTCATGGGCCTCGTGCTCATCGATTCGCGCGCGGACGCGGACGGGCCCGCCCAGCGCCAGGCGAGGGACGAGATGATCGAGCTGGCCCGGTCCCGGGGCGCGGCCGCGGTTGCTGAGCGCCTCGTGCCCAGGCTGCTGGGGCGGTCCACCCAGCAGACGCAGCCCAACATCGTCGAGCAGGTGATGACGATGGTCGCGCGGACGCCGGTCGCCGGGCTCGTGGGAGCGCTGAGCGCGATGCGCGATCGTCCGGATTCAACGGCGCTGCTGCCAGGCATCGACGTCCCGACGCTCGTCGTCGTCGGGGCGGAGGACGAGGTCACTCCGCCGGCCACGGCGCGGGCCATGGCCTCGGCCATCCCTTCGGCGACGCTGACCACGATTGCCGGTGCCGGACACCTGGCTCCGCTGGAGGCGCCCACCGCGGTCACCCGGGTGATCGCGGAGTTCCTCGAGGCGTTGCCCAGGCCCTGA
- the fdxA gene encoding ferredoxin: MPYVIAEPCIGVKDRACVEVCPVDCIYEDDLMLYIHPDECIDCGACEPECPVTAIFPEEDVPPQWKDFIAKNRDVFNSPTPPGKPQKKTS, from the coding sequence ATGCCGTATGTGATTGCGGAACCGTGCATCGGAGTGAAGGACCGCGCCTGCGTCGAGGTGTGTCCGGTCGACTGCATCTACGAAGACGACCTGATGCTGTACATTCACCCCGACGAGTGCATCGACTGCGGGGCCTGCGAGCCGGAGTGTCCGGTGACCGCGATCTTCCCCGAAGAGGACGTGCCACCGCAGTGGAAGGACTTCATCGCGAAGAACCGGGACGTCTTCAATAGCCCGACGCCGCCGGGCAAGCCACAGAAGAAGACGAGCTGA